CAACGGATTGATGTCGAGCAGAAAGCCCAATTCAGCCGGGATGTTGGCTTTGCTGTAAAACACACCGGAGGCAAACATCAGAAATTGCAGGCCTGTGGAGATAAGAATGCGCAGGTCCGGCATGAATGGAATGAGTCCGGCAACGAATACGCCTAGCGCCGCAGTAATGATCAACTGCACAAGGGCAATGAGCGGAACATACAACCAAAGCCAACTCGGCATCACACCGATAGCACAGAGAAGCAACAACAATAAAACAACGACCAGTGATTCTTTAACCAAGTCTTTGAATATCGAAGTCAGCGGAAAAATCAGAGGGTCAACTTTGCAGTGCTCGAGAATATGCTTCTTTTCGTAAATGGCGTCTGTGCAGTTCATCACGCTCTTGTTGAACCATGTCCAGAATGTGACGCCGATGATCAGGAAAACCGCAAAGTTCTCAACCTGAATACGCAACAAGTGACCGAAGACGCTGTAGTAGATGCCCAACAGCAGAATGGGCTCCAGCACCCACCATGCGAATCCAAGGCGGGTTCGCGTCGATTCCGACTTCAGCCCAAGTCTGGCACGCTCCACCGACACCTGTATCGTCGGGAAAATTCTGAGGCTTCCTTGTCGCCAGGGCATCGCACACATCTCAACAAAAACAGCCGCGCACCATACACTGATAATGGCAATCAGCCCACCCAGCAGTACATTTTTCCTACATAATAGTTCAATTAAACATATTTCAAATTGTTACAAAACCAAAAAATCCATCAGCACCACGCTGTCGATACCGTCCTGACGAGCATTTTCTGAATGGTTTTTGAGGCCGTCTTAAGCAGCTAGTGGCGCCCTCCAACAACCTACGGAGTAGGGCATTACGCGAAAGGCCAATGGCGAATGGAAGGATTGTATAGCGGCAACCGTGCTATGGATTTGCCTTGCATCCATAAACAACGCTTTAACTAATTAGATACGCAAGCCGATTGAATAGTTAATAAGTACGCACACCACAACTGCCAAAAACATATTAAATTCGGTACTTATGAAACCAGCCTCTGCAAGATTAACTGCGTGCGCGGTTTGGCACTCAACGGGCGCATGAAAAAAACGCCGGATAGCTCAAAGTCTATCCGACGGTATTGAAGGCGTCTGCGAGAGTTAGAGGTACGATCTGCATCCCACAGAACGGACCACGCCGGGCCTCCAGGTGCGTGAGGAGTTACTCCACCGTCACCGATTTGGCCAAGTTGCGCGGCTGGTCCACATCCGTCCCCTTGAGCACGGCCACGTAGTAAGACAGCAACTGCAGCGGGATGGTGTAGAGGATCGGCGACAGGGTGTCGTTGATGTGCGGCATGTTGATGACGTGGGTGCCTTGCGCGTTGGTCATGCCGGCTTTCTCATCAGCGAATACCACCAGTTGGCCGCCACGGGCGCGCACTTCCTGCAGGTTGGATTTGAGTTTTTCCAGCAGTTCGTTGTTCGGCGCTACGGTGACCACTGGCATGTCGTCATCCACCAGGGCCAGTGGGCCGTGTTTGAGCTCGCCGGCCGGGTAGGCTTCGGCGTGGATGTACGAGATTTCCTTGAGCTTGAGGGCACCTTCCATCGCCACCGGGTATTGCGCGCCACGGCCGAGGAACAGGGTGTGGTTCTTGTCGGCGAACAGCTCGGCGACTTTTTCCACGACGCTGTCCATGGCCAGTGCTTCGCCCAGGCGGGTTGGCAGACGACGCAGTTCTTCGACCAAGGTGGCTTCGACACCTTCGGCCAAGGTGCCGCGTACTTGGCCCAGGGACAGGGTCAGCAACAACAAGCCAACCAGCTGGGTGGTGAAGGCTTTGGTGGACGCCACGCCGATTTCGCGACCGGCCTGGGTCAGCAGGGTCAGGTCGGACTCACGCACCAGGGAGCTGATGCTGACGTTGCAGATCGCTAGGCTGGCGAGGAAGCCCAGCTCCTTGGCGTTGCGCAGGGCGGCCAGGGTGTCGGCGGTTTCGCCGGATTGGGAGATGGTCACGAACAGGGTGTCGGGTTGCACCACCACCTTGCGGTAGCGGAATTCGCTGGCCACTTCGACTTGGCACGGGATGCCAGCCAGCTCTTCCAGCCAGTAACGGGCAACCATGCCGGCGTGGTAGCTGGTACCGCAGGCGACGATCTGCACATTGCGCACGTTGGCGAACAGCTCGGCGGCCTGCGGGCCGAAGGCGTTGACCAGCACTTGCTTGTCGCCAAGGCGGCCTTCGAGGGTGCGTTGCACCACGGCCGGTTGCTCGTGGATTTCCTTGAGCATGAAGTGGCGGTATTCGCCTTTGTCGGCGGCTTCGGCACCGTCGCGGTACTGCACGGCTTCGCGCTCGACGCAGTTGCCGTTCACATCCCAGATCGCCACGCTTTCGCGGCGGATGTCGGCAATATCGCCCTCTTCCAGGTACATGAAGCGGTCAGTCACCTGGCGCAGGGCCAGTTGATCGGAGGCAAGGAAGTTTTCCCCCAGGCCCAGGCCGATCACCAGCGGGCTGCCACTGCGGGCGGCAACCACACGATCAGGTTGGCTGGCGCAGACCACCGCCAAACCGTAGGCGCCGTGCAGCTCCTTGACGGTAGCCTTGAGCGCTACAGTCAGGTCGCCAAGGTCCTTGAGTTTATGGTGGAGCAGGTGGGCGATGACTTCGGTGTCGGTGTCCGAGGTGAACACATAGCCGAGGCCTTTAAGCTGTTCACGCAGCACTTCGTGGTTTTCGATGATGCCGTTGTGCACCACCGCCAAGTCGCCAGAGAAGTGCGGGTGCGCGTTACGTTCACACGGCGCACCGTGGGTGGCCCAACGGGTATGCGCAATGCCTAAGCGGCCCACCAGCGGCTCGCCGGCCAGGGCCTGCTCCAACTCACTGACCTTGCCTGGGCGACGCATGCGTTCAAGCTTGCCGGCGTTGGTGAAAACCGCCACGCCGGCGCTGTCATAACCTCGGTATTCCAGGCGCTTGAGGCCTTCGAGCAGGATTGCGGTAACGTTACGTTCGGCGACTGCGCCAACAATTCCACACATGGTGCTTCTCCTAGATGATTGCCGCGCATATCAGCGTAATGCCGCGGGCTTGGATCTGGTCGCGGGCCTCAAGCGGCAGGCGATCATCGGTAATAAGGGTATGGACGCTGCTCCAGGGCAGTTCCAGGTTGGGAATCTTGCGGCCGATCTTGTCGGACTCGACCATCACCACCACTTCACGGGCGACCTCGGCCATCACGCGGCTCAGGCCCAGCAGTTCGTTGAAGGTGGTGGTGCCGCGCTGCAGATCGATGCCATCGGCACCGATGAACAGCTGATCAAAGTCGTAGGAGCGCAGCACTTGCTCGGCAACCTGGCCTTGGAACGAATCCGAATGCGGGTCCCAGGTGCCACCGGTCATCAGCAACACCGGCTCGTGTTCCAGTTCGCTCAAGGCGCTGGCCACGTGCAGGGAATTGGTCATCACCACCAGGCCGGGCTGGTGGCCCAGCTCGGGAATCATCGCGGCGGTGGTGCTGCCGCTGTCGATGATGATGCGGGCGTGCTCGCGCAAGCGCATCACCGCCGCACGGGCGATGGCACGCTTGTGGGCCGAGATCGGCTGGGCGGCGTCGCCGACCAGTTCCTGGGGCATGGTGATGGCGCCACCGTAGCGGCGCAGCAACAGGCCGTTGCTTTCGAGGGCGGCCAGGTCCTTGCGGATCGTAACTTCCGAGGTTTCGAAACGTTTGGCCAGTTCGTCCACGCTGACTTCACCCTGCTCGTTGAGCAAGGCCAGGATGTTGTGGCGTCGTTGGGGTGTATTTCGTTTCGACATGGTGATGATAAGTTTCGTTTCGAAAGATAACGAAGGCAATCAAAACCTATTGAGAAGACATCGTCAAGCGCCTGGGACAGATTTTTCAAACAATACAGGCCCACTGTGGGAGGGGGCTTGCCTCCTTCCACAGTGGGCTGTGGATAACTCAAGTTTTTGTGATTTTAACCGGGCGCTTCCAACCGTCGATGTTGCGTTGGCGGGCGCGGGCGACGCCGAGCTGCAAGTTATCCACATCCTGGTTGATAGTCGAACCGGCAGCAGTGGTCGCGCCGTCGCCGACCTTGACCGGCGCGACCAACGAGTTGTTGGAGCCGATGAATACGTCTTCACCCAGTACGGTCATGTGCTTGTTGGCGCCATCGTAGTTGCAGGTGATGGTGCCCGCGCCGATGTTGGTGCGAGCACCGATAACCGCATCGCCCAGGTAGGTCAGGTGGCCTGCCTTGGCGCCTTCACCGAGGTGGGCATTTTTCAGTTCGACAAAGTTACCCACATGGGCCTTCGCTTCCAGCACGCTGCCAGGGCGCAACCGTGCAAACGGGCCGGCGTCGCTGCCCTCGCCCATCACGGCGCCTTCGATATGGCTGTTGGCCTTGACCACCACGCCTTTACGCAAGGTACTGTCCTTGATCACACAGTTCGGGCCGATCACCACGTCGTCTTCGATGATGACGCGACCTTCGAGGATCACGTTGATGTCGATCAGCACGTCGCGGCCCACCGTCACTTCCCCGCGTACGTCAAAGCGTGCCGGGTCGCGCAGGGTCACGCCCTGAGCCATCAAACGACGGCCTTCGCGCAGCTGGTAGTGACGCTCCAGCTCTGCCAGCTGCTTGCGGTCGTTGGCGCCCTGCACTTCCATCGGGTCGTGGGGCTGTTCGGTGGCGACCAGCAGGCCATCACTCACGGCCATCTCGATGACATCGGTGAGGTAATACTCGCCCTGGGCGTTGTTGTTGGACAGACGGCTCATCCAGTCAGCAAGCTTGTTCGCAGGGACGGCGAGAATCCCGGTATTGCCTTCGGTGATGGCGCGTTGGGCTTCGCTGGCGTCCTTGTGTTCAACGATGGCTGCGACCTTGCCGTCGGCATTGCGCACGATGCGCCCGTAGCCGGTGGGGTCGTCCAGTTCAACGGTGAGCAGGCCCATCTGGCCAGGCACTACGTGCTTGAGCAGGCGTTGCAGGGTTTCCACTTCGATCAGCGGTACGTCGCCGTAGAGGATCAGCACAGTGTCGGCCGTAATGAACGGTACCGCTTGTGCGGTCGCGTGGCCGGTGCCGAGTTGTTTGTCCTGCAACACGAAATTCAGATCATCCGCCGCCAGGCGTTCACGCACCACGTCAGCACCGTGGCCAATCACCACGTGGATGCGTTGCGGGTCCAACTGCCGGGCGCTGTGGATAACATGGCCAAGCATGGAGTTGCCGGCCACCGGGTGCAGCACCTTGGGCAGGGCTGAACGCATGCGGGTGCCCTGGCCTGCGGCGAGAATGACGATTTCAAGAGACATGAATGGCTACCAATCCTGGGCGGTCCGGGTTCAGACCAGAGAAGTGTTTTGCAAAAAAAGAAAAAGGGTAGCCGAGGCTACCCTTTTTAATCAATCGCGCATGAAGCATGACGGCGTGGCCGCTTACTTCTTGCGGATCTGCTGGAGAGTACGCAGCTGGGCTGCGGCCTCGGCCAGACGGACTGCAGCAGCGCTGTAGTCGAAGTCTGCACCTTTTTCGTTCAGCGCCTTCTCGGCAGCCTTGACGGCTTCCTGAGCGGAGGCTTCATCCAGGTCGCCAGCACGTTGCACGGTGTCGGCAAGTACCTTGACCATGTTCGGCTGAACCTCAAGGAAACCACCGGAGATGTAAAACACCTCCTTTTCCCCGCCTTGCTTGGTCAGAGTGATCGGACCTGGCTTCAAGCTGGTGATCAACGGCGCGTGGCCCAGGGCAATACCCAGGTCACCGAGTTCACCGTGTGCAATCACCATTTCTACCAGACCGGAGAAGATTTCCCCTTCCGCGCTGACGATATCGCAATGGACTGTCATAGCCATCTGATTGCCTCAACCTGATGAGCGCCCGTTGCCGGGCGCCTGGATTACAGTTTCTTGGCTTTCTCGATCGCTTCTTCGATGCCGCCGACCATGTAGAACGCTTGTTCTGGCAGGTGGTCGTAGTCACCGTTGAGGATGCCTTTGAAGCCAGCAATGGTGTCTTTCAGGGAAACGTATTTACCCGAAGCACCGGTGAAGACTTCAGCCACGAAGAACGGCTGCGACAAGAAGCGCTGGATCTTACGAGCACGGTTTACCAACTGCTTGTCGGCTTCCGACAGCTCGTCCATACCCAGGATCGCAATGATGTCCTTCAGTTCTTTGTAACGCTGCAGCACGTACTGAACGCCGCGAGCGGTGTCGTAGTGCTCCTGGCCGATCACGTTCGGGTCCAGCTGGCGCGAAGTCGAGTCGAGTGGATCGACCGCTGGGTAGATACCCAGGGAAGCGATGTCACGGGACAGAACGACGGTGGCGTCCAAGTGGGCGAAGGTGGTCGCTGGCGACGGGTCGGTCAAGTCATCCGCAGGTACGTATACCGCTTGGATCGAAGTGATCGAACCTTCCTTGGTCGAAGTGATACGTTCTTGCAGAACGCCCATCTCTTCAGCCAGGGTCGGCTGGTAACCTACTGCCGAAGGCATACGGCCCAGCAGTGCGGATACTTCAGTACCGGCCAGGGTGTAACGGTAGATGTTGTCGACGAACAACAGAACGTCGTTACCTTCGTCACGGAACTTCTCAGCCATGGTCAGGCCAGTCAGTGCTACGCGCAGACGGTTACCCGGCGGCTCGTTCATCTGACCGTAAACCAGTGCCACTTTGTCCAGAACGTTGGAGTCCTTCATCTCGTGGTAGAAGTCGTTACCC
The genomic region above belongs to Pseudomonas sp. S35 and contains:
- a CDS encoding ABC transporter permease: MPWRQGSLRIFPTIQVSVERARLGLKSESTRTRLGFAWWVLEPILLLGIYYSVFGHLLRIQVENFAVFLIIGVTFWTWFNKSVMNCTDAIYEKKHILEHCKVDPLIFPLTSIFKDLVKESLVVVLLLLLLCAIGVMPSWLWLYVPLIALVQLIITAALGVFVAGLIPFMPDLRILISTGLQFLMFASGVFYSKANIPAELGFLLDINPLAALISMYRDVLMYGRAPVLIDLLALAGGASGLLMLAVLFLARNKNAYAMALSK
- the glmS gene encoding glutamine--fructose-6-phosphate transaminase (isomerizing) codes for the protein MCGIVGAVAERNVTAILLEGLKRLEYRGYDSAGVAVFTNAGKLERMRRPGKVSELEQALAGEPLVGRLGIAHTRWATHGAPCERNAHPHFSGDLAVVHNGIIENHEVLREQLKGLGYVFTSDTDTEVIAHLLHHKLKDLGDLTVALKATVKELHGAYGLAVVCASQPDRVVAARSGSPLVIGLGLGENFLASDQLALRQVTDRFMYLEEGDIADIRRESVAIWDVNGNCVEREAVQYRDGAEAADKGEYRHFMLKEIHEQPAVVQRTLEGRLGDKQVLVNAFGPQAAELFANVRNVQIVACGTSYHAGMVARYWLEELAGIPCQVEVASEFRYRKVVVQPDTLFVTISQSGETADTLAALRNAKELGFLASLAICNVSISSLVRESDLTLLTQAGREIGVASTKAFTTQLVGLLLLTLSLGQVRGTLAEGVEATLVEELRRLPTRLGEALAMDSVVEKVAELFADKNHTLFLGRGAQYPVAMEGALKLKEISYIHAEAYPAGELKHGPLALVDDDMPVVTVAPNNELLEKLKSNLQEVRARGGQLVVFADEKAGMTNAQGTHVINMPHINDTLSPILYTIPLQLLSYYVAVLKGTDVDQPRNLAKSVTVE
- a CDS encoding DeoR family transcriptional regulator, which codes for MSKRNTPQRRHNILALLNEQGEVSVDELAKRFETSEVTIRKDLAALESNGLLLRRYGGAITMPQELVGDAAQPISAHKRAIARAAVMRLREHARIIIDSGSTTAAMIPELGHQPGLVVMTNSLHVASALSELEHEPVLLMTGGTWDPHSDSFQGQVAEQVLRSYDFDQLFIGADGIDLQRGTTTFNELLGLSRVMAEVAREVVVMVESDKIGRKIPNLELPWSSVHTLITDDRLPLEARDQIQARGITLICAAII
- the glmU gene encoding bifunctional UDP-N-acetylglucosamine diphosphorylase/glucosamine-1-phosphate N-acetyltransferase GlmU; protein product: MSLEIVILAAGQGTRMRSALPKVLHPVAGNSMLGHVIHSARQLDPQRIHVVIGHGADVVRERLAADDLNFVLQDKQLGTGHATAQAVPFITADTVLILYGDVPLIEVETLQRLLKHVVPGQMGLLTVELDDPTGYGRIVRNADGKVAAIVEHKDASEAQRAITEGNTGILAVPANKLADWMSRLSNNNAQGEYYLTDVIEMAVSDGLLVATEQPHDPMEVQGANDRKQLAELERHYQLREGRRLMAQGVTLRDPARFDVRGEVTVGRDVLIDINVILEGRVIIEDDVVIGPNCVIKDSTLRKGVVVKANSHIEGAVMGEGSDAGPFARLRPGSVLEAKAHVGNFVELKNAHLGEGAKAGHLTYLGDAVIGARTNIGAGTITCNYDGANKHMTVLGEDVFIGSNNSLVAPVKVGDGATTAAGSTINQDVDNLQLGVARARQRNIDGWKRPVKITKT
- a CDS encoding F0F1 ATP synthase subunit epsilon codes for the protein MAMTVHCDIVSAEGEIFSGLVEMVIAHGELGDLGIALGHAPLITSLKPGPITLTKQGGEKEVFYISGGFLEVQPNMVKVLADTVQRAGDLDEASAQEAVKAAEKALNEKGADFDYSAAAVRLAEAAAQLRTLQQIRKK
- the atpD gene encoding F0F1 ATP synthase subunit beta, translated to MSSGRIVQIIGAVIDVEFPRDSVPSIYNALKVQGAETTLEVQQQLGDGVVRTIAMGSTEGLKRGLDVIDSGAAISVPVGKATLGRIMDVLGNPIDEAGPIDTEERWGIHRPAPSFAEQAGGNDLLETGIKVIDLVCPFAKGGKVGLFGGAGVGKTVNMMELIRNIAIEHSGYSVFAGVGERTREGNDFYHEMKDSNVLDKVALVYGQMNEPPGNRLRVALTGLTMAEKFRDEGNDVLLFVDNIYRYTLAGTEVSALLGRMPSAVGYQPTLAEEMGVLQERITSTKEGSITSIQAVYVPADDLTDPSPATTFAHLDATVVLSRDIASLGIYPAVDPLDSTSRQLDPNVIGQEHYDTARGVQYVLQRYKELKDIIAILGMDELSEADKQLVNRARKIQRFLSQPFFVAEVFTGASGKYVSLKDTIAGFKGILNGDYDHLPEQAFYMVGGIEEAIEKAKKL